Proteins from a genomic interval of Candidatus Lokiarchaeota archaeon:
- a CDS encoding TSUP family transporter, with translation MQQLLLDILPIAIFAIAVGTIASMVGIGGGIINTPLLIIVFLLDEQAAPATALVAALFVAVASTISYARQNPSPIVPKAGLFLAITTIPGSLVGVALREIIPNDYILRLIFGISLFPVALKMLFAKRRGTSAEDMALFDFSDISHTRLAISLLGGFVGGAAAGLLGIGGGAVVVPVLTILMGMPIHGAVATSMFTMIFTASAGTVRNYVGGHINPFFAIALGIGMIVGAQIGPRIACDVDAVGLKRVFGLVLVFPLVKMMKLGQIWLDPTGQSIMIATIGDIIIWLFIVVPIGLFRFYQIRKAGEEFIKEDDEECEVPAE, from the coding sequence ATGCAACAACTACTGCTCGACATTCTCCCAATAGCAATATTTGCCATAGCCGTTGGAACTATCGCTTCTATGGTCGGAATCGGTGGCGGAATTATCAACACACCCTTGCTCATCATCGTGTTCTTGCTGGACGAACAGGCTGCGCCAGCAACAGCTCTGGTTGCAGCTTTGTTTGTTGCAGTTGCAAGCACGATTTCGTATGCGAGACAGAATCCATCCCCGATTGTGCCAAAGGCGGGGCTATTTCTAGCCATAACTACAATCCCGGGCTCCTTGGTTGGTGTTGCCCTACGAGAAATCATTCCCAATGATTACATCCTCAGATTGATTTTTGGAATTTCTCTCTTCCCCGTTGCTCTCAAAATGCTATTTGCAAAGCGTCGTGGCACCTCTGCTGAGGATATGGCGTTATTCGATTTTTCCGATATAAGCCACACACGGCTTGCCATATCTTTGCTTGGCGGTTTTGTTGGTGGTGCGGCTGCAGGTTTGCTTGGTATTGGCGGCGGTGCAGTTGTTGTACCAGTTTTGACGATTCTTATGGGAATGCCCATTCATGGAGCAGTTGCTACGTCCATGTTCACAATGATATTCACTGCCAGCGCGGGAACAGTTCGAAATTATGTAGGCGGCCACATCAATCCGTTCTTTGCTATCGCTTTGGGTATAGGAATGATTGTCGGTGCCCAGATAGGCCCACGAATCGCATGTGATGTCGATGCAGTTGGCCTAAAACGTGTTTTTGGCTTGGTACTTGTATTTCCCCTCGTGAAAATGATGAAGCTAGGGCAAATCTGGCTTGATCCTACAGGTCAGAGTATAATGATTGCTACAATTGGTGACATCATTATCTGGCTATTCATTGTTGTACCAATTGGTCTTTTCCGGTTCTATCAGATTAGAAAGGCTGGCGAAGAATTCATCAAAGAGGACGATGAGGAATGCGAGGTGCCGGCTGAGTAG